In Lycium barbarum isolate Lr01 chromosome 9, ASM1917538v2, whole genome shotgun sequence, the DNA window tacgccaaggctccccttcctGGGAGGTATTtctgaaaaaagaagaagaagaaaaaaactatGACTGTAGTTGGATCATTTATCAATATCATTCAAATCTTATGCCAAGGAGATCAATAGCTTTTGCTCAAGTTATTTCCACAATTAATATCATTCAGTGAAGCGGAGTCTTGACTGAAGTTTTGGGAATCAATGTCTTTTCACACTGAATCAGGATTGAGTTTCAACTCTAGTGAGAGGAAAATGTCTGCAATATGTCTTACTTTCTTCTGCTTAccatttttctctctttttctaaTTTAGCTTTTTCGTTAAAACATTTTATTTACGTTCTTTCAGTAAATATTCAGAATTCGTCCACTTTGTGTACTAAGTCGGAAATCTTTTAAATGGACAAACCGCTTTTCTTTGGAGTTGAGATATGCTATGAGTAATTGGCAACATAGTTGACTATTAAACTGCACTGCAGGTACCTTGGTGGGCCCTCTCCTTGCTTTCTCTGTCTAAAAGAGTTCACTCTATCTTTGTTCTTCGATTATTTAATGATTGTTTTGCCACTACTCTCCTCCATGCTGCATTGGTCTCAATTATTTACCAAAAATGGCATCTAGGGTTGGTAATTTTCAGGTATATTCTTACTTGCTTTGACATTTTTATTTTTGGATTGATTTCACTTTATATCATTGATTAAAAGCCATCAGTTAAGATTGATCAATGGTCTTCTCTTTAGTACAGCGGAGCTGTTTCTATAAAGATGAATGTGCTCCTCTATGGACCACCTCTGTTGCTGCTGATGGTGAAGGTATACTACTGGGACAATTTAGGTTATTAATAATCTCAGTAGGACATTGAACTGCATTTCTGAGTTACCTTTTGTGTATATGGTGGAAACTTGAAATACAGGCAATGGATATTGTTGGAGTGATGTCTGCCTTAGCAGGTGCTGCATTAGTGCAGGTGGGTTTTCCCAAGTTCCCTTTCTAATTCCTAATGCAATCATGTTCAGCGGGCAGCATGTTTCTCATCTTTACTTTTGTTATTGTCTTCATTACTGCAGTTGTGTTCTTTGTGAACGTTGTTTGGAAAAATAGTTTTAGCATGTCCTGTTATTTTAGTAAGGACGGCTTGTTTTTGCTCCAGGATCAAGGCATCACTTTCTTCTGCTTACTCATGAACGGCACATGATGTTTTAACTTTTTGCTTGATCTATATGTTCCATCCTTGATGCTCTTGggcattttttttaattgttacaATATTTTTTGTATTCTTTCCTCAGAGATCCACTGATGAGTTTGTGGTTCATATGCGTAGGTGAGTCAGGTGACAAGTATAATTCTGTTGAATGGAGCTTTTTCTGATCAAATTGTATACCGATGACCATGATGATTGGTGCAGATTCTCATAGGGCTTCCTTTTATCCTGTCGCATCCAGCTTCATATATATCAAAAGCTTTCAATCTTGGTCGTGTTTTCATCCACTTCTGGTACTTCCTTAAACGCAATACATGCAAAATTGGTGCTCTGAGGCACCATGTCGAAAACTTCATGCAACTTTAACGTCGCTGTCTTCCTTCTTTCttgatttatttatattttgGTAAAATTATTTGACTGTGCAAGACAAATAGCATATATGGGGATAAGAGATTGCGTAACTATCAACTTGACACGCTGTTGTATAAACGTACGTTAGCATTATAAAACAACATTGTTGTATTATTCATGCACTATTTTCCCTGAAATGCCATTAAACAACACATTGGTGGTGTCTGCTAAATGTAGGAGATGCATGGTCTTACTCGCTGGCTGACTGTAGTTTGTTCTCTATCTCATCCCTTCGTAGTTTGGGTGGGTAGTGGGCTCATTTTATTTCACTGGACGCAGACAGCAAAATTATTTTTCCccatttcccttaaataggccACTTCTCACCCTAAGCCTACTGTGATCTTCAAAGGAAGTTTCTGATCCTTTTGGATTTTAATTTGTCTTCGGCATGCCTTTTAGAATAATCTGACAGTTGAGAACTGCATTTCTACCATCTGTGCTACTGTAACATTATGCTCATTTCATGCTTTACTCCTATCCGTTGAGAAAATACATGTTTATTGCAACTCTCTGCTTTGTTGCAGGTCTGTTAACTTCAAATTTGTTCCTGAAGACATCTTTGTTTCTAAAGCTTTTGCTCTCTCGTTGCTAGTTGCTCATCTAAGTCTGCTATTGGTTTTTGCTCACTACAGATGGTGCAGGTGACTTTTTCTTCTCTACACACATAGGTATAAGTTTGCGGCCATTGGACTGCATTTATCCTTTTTCATCTTTTGCAGGCATGAAGGGGGACTGTTTGCTGTTGTGCATTCTAAACTCATTCAGTTGAAGCTTAGAGTTACTCAGAGTAATCCTTCTCCAACCAACAAAGTCCTTCAAGCTGACCGTAAGCAACATGCCCAATCTGTTTTGGGTTTTTCTATACTTAAAGGCCGTCAAGTTTGTTAGTGTCAATAGTTTTATCTTGAATTGGCATGATTTATGGTTCCTTAATTGGGTCTATGTCTATTTCATTTTCAGATATTGTGACAACAATGTTTGTCGGGAATTTCATTGGCATTATATGTGCCCGATCCCTCCATTACCAATTTTACTCTTGGTAAGTTTTGCagctcatttttttttctttaggtCATGGATTCTATCTCATACTTCGTACCTCTTAAAGCAAATTTCTAGATGCGGTTATTAAGGGTTAACTAATCTAATTTTTGGAGTGAATTAAAAGCAGATTAAATTGTTTGTTCAAAATAAATAAACTACAGAAAGTATTTAAAtttgcaacttttcatatctttAAATATTTGAAAAGCTTTAGTAAATGATAATTTAGTTTGATTGTTGGAATAGTTAACATAATATTCAGCTTGTGATAGATGCATGCTTTTATGATCTCATGTTTGTATTGCGCTCTGGTCTGGTGAAACTGCTCATAAACATTACATATTTCAATAGGACATAATTCAATAGGAACATCCTTTTATGAGGAACCAAACACTAACTGAAATGTATTATCAGATTTTATTTTAATGATTTCTTTCTAATTTAATCAGTGCGACATACTAAAATGTATAGAGTGTTTCAGATCGTCATAGTAATAACTTCAGATGCGTCGACATCGTCATGGGATACATTTTGTTATGAGTTCACAGGACTGCAGCATTTACTTAAAGGGAGAAATATATTATTTATCCACTGCTCATTGAGTAGTTGAGCACCTGTTTTGTGGACTTCTCTTCCAGTGAGACAGACGCACAAAGTTCTACAGGAAGAGAATATCACAAAATCAGCCCCCTCTCTCCCCTGCTAGCATGGCACTAAAGCAAGGCATGAAAAACCTCGACTACATTTTCCAAGCAGATGGAAAGTTGGAAAATTACTCGCTCTTTCATTGTTTTCCTGTATTCTCTGTCAAAGTTTAAATTGAATTAAGAAAAGACTATTAGTGTTTGACCTATATTTGGTTTGCAGGTACTTCTATTGCTTACCATATTTATTGTGGAAAACACCATTTCCGACGCTCCTACGGTACTCTATCTGATATTCAAGCCTCTTTATTTGCTTTGTTGTATGGTATTTCCTGTTCCAGGTATGAACAAGCTATTGTCTCTTCTGCAGTTTACTGTTGTTCGCAGTTGTGGAATTTTGCTGGAATGTCTTTCCGTCCAACTCTTACTCATCAGTCCTCCTCCTCTGTGCCCATTTAATCATACTAGGTGGTCTATGGATAAGTTCACCAGAATATCCATATGTAGAAAAAACAACTGATAAATCAACATCTAAGAAGAAAGCCAGATGAGCACTACTTGTTTTCTCTCCTCCGAGAAGTGGTTATGCGAAATTACCTGCCCTCGTCTCTGACCGCCAGTGTTAAACCCTGATGCTCTGACCTGAGAGGCGTCGTTTGGTTATACTGAGGAGTTTTTTGTTTTTCTGTTTTTATTCATAGTTTAATACTTACATTGTTTAGATAGTATACAAAGCCAGCAAGCTGGTCACAACCACCTTAGATTCGAATTAAAAGCTCTTCAAACTACCCCTCATTGATCATCCCCACGGATGAAATATTTCAACAATTAAGGAGTTCCATAAATCTGAATTGGAATTGGATATTTAGGTCAGGTTTTTTTTCCACTTTAAATGTGTATGGTGTGTTCATTAGCAAGCTCAGTTTTTGAATACTTATAGCATGGTGTTGTAAGTCTTTGATGCAACTGAATCTTTCTTTGCGGTGGGACTGTCATATATATCTCTTCAAAACAAGCTAATCAAAGCATGTGTGGATAGAAAATCCTGCTAAATAGTTCTGTTCTTCAACTTTCTCGTCATGTTCAGCAAGTTTTTCAGTTATAATGAATGCAAGTGTTTGCTTGCTATAATCTCGCCAATTTTGAGAAAAGAATAAATTGGGTTTGTAAAATGAATTTCTTTATCCAATTGAATAAaaacttttaaattttgtatttga includes these proteins:
- the LOC132609582 gene encoding dol-P-Man:Man(5)GlcNAc(2)-PP-Dol alpha-1,3-mannosyltransferase, with amino-acid sequence MAARSAKSSHKSNNLIQNPKLPFAIALLIADSILVALIIAYVPYTKIDWDAYMSQVTGFLEGERDYSNLKGDTGPLVYPAGFLYIYSAIQYVTGGQVYPAQILFGFLYTLDLAIIVFIYLKTDVVPWWALSLLSLSKRVHSIFVLRLFNDCFATTLLHAALVSIIYQKWHLGLVIFSGAVSIKMNVLLYGPPLLLLMVKAMDIVGVMSALAGAALVQILIGLPFILSHPASYISKAFNLGRVFIHFWSVNFKFVPEDIFVSKAFALSLLVAHLSLLLVFAHYRWCRHEGGLFAVVHSKLIQLKLRVTQSNPSPTNKVLQADHIVTTMFVGNFIGIICARSLHYQFYSWYFYCLPYLLWKTPFPTLLRLLLFAVVEFCWNVFPSNSYSSVLLLCAHLIILGGLWISSPEYPYVEKTTDKSTSKKKAR